The following coding sequences lie in one Syngnathus scovelli strain Florida chromosome 1, RoL_Ssco_1.2, whole genome shotgun sequence genomic window:
- the LOC125983959 gene encoding membrane-spanning 4-domains subfamily A member 4A gives MADEAIEPESSTQNPLVTVTFQRDPNRKQKYLEAEPKALGITQILLSVHQIASQSILPPTAYYPTNEVPYYVALVVVMVAGSVAIAAKNLHLPTLQASFGMQLLSSGASFFNVIWILVDLDTYYDRVCWRYAETNTTEQTCKDIEHVKKLVFGQKMIIQVALFAISVTLAIYACKVINCCGPAGKMPVITVQTPPPAESSPVPDPLQ, from the exons ATGGCAG ATGAAGCTATTGAGCCGGAGTCTTCGACCCAAAACCCGCTGGTGACCGTCACATTCCAACGAGATCCTAACAGAAAGCAGAAGTACCTGGAGGCTGAGCCTAAAGCTCTCGGG ATAACGCAGATTCTCCTGAGCGTGCATCAGATAGCGAGTCAGAGTATCCTACCGCCCACCGCCTATTACCCTACCAACGAAGTCCCTTACTACGTCGCATTAGTTGTG GTGATGGTTGCTGGAAGTGTCGCAATAGCTGCAAAGAACCTCCACTTACCTACG CTGCAGGCCAGTTTCGGGATGCAGTTATTGTCCAGTGGCGCCTCCTTCTTCAACGTGATCTGGATCCTGGTGGACCTGGATACCTACTATGATAGGGTTTGCTGGCGCTATGCCGAGACGAACACTACAGAGCAAACCTGCAAAGACATCGAA CACGTGAAGAAATTGGTGTTTGGGCAGAAGATGATCATCCAGGTGGCTTTGTTTGCCATCTCCGTCACTCTGGCGATTTACGCCTGCAAGGTGATCAACTGCTGCGGGCCCGCCGGCAAAATG CCGGTGATCACGGTGCAGACCCCGCCGCCTGCCGAGTCGAGTCCTGTGCCCGACCCCTTGCAGTGA